A stretch of Paenibacillus mucilaginosus 3016 DNA encodes these proteins:
- a CDS encoding response regulator encodes MNSTPSRFSVILIEDDPMVQEVNRQFIERVEGFRVEAAASNGNEGLQLIRTMRPDLVFLDIFMPGLGGIETLAQLRSEQFPVEVIVVSAANDQRTVEQMLRNGAFDYIMKPFKFERVRQALERFRSMKHTLGSEQPLTQADLDRLRFASAAHADDAAPAGPSELPKGLQAVTMKQIVGFLSGQARPLSAEEVAEGVGIARVTARRYLDYLEKNGRVRLDLQYGVGRPVNTYVMTTKADGWL; translated from the coding sequence ATGAATTCCACGCCCTCCCGTTTCAGCGTGATTCTTATTGAAGACGATCCCATGGTACAGGAGGTCAACCGCCAGTTCATCGAGCGGGTCGAGGGCTTCCGTGTCGAAGCCGCGGCATCGAACGGCAATGAGGGGCTTCAGCTCATTCGCACCATGCGGCCCGATCTGGTCTTCCTCGACATCTTCATGCCCGGGCTCGGCGGGATCGAGACCCTGGCGCAGCTGCGTTCGGAGCAGTTCCCCGTGGAAGTGATCGTCGTCTCCGCGGCCAACGATCAGCGGACCGTGGAACAGATGTTACGGAACGGAGCGTTCGATTACATCATGAAGCCGTTCAAATTCGAACGGGTCCGCCAGGCACTCGAGCGCTTCCGCAGCATGAAGCACACGCTGGGCAGTGAGCAGCCCCTGACGCAGGCCGACCTGGACCGGCTGCGCTTTGCTTCCGCCGCGCACGCAGACGATGCGGCCCCGGCGGGGCCCAGCGAGCTTCCGAAGGGCCTGCAGGCGGTGACCATGAAGCAGATTGTGGGCTTCCTGTCCGGCCAGGCCCGCCCCCTCTCCGCCGAGGAGGTGGCCGAAGGCGTCGGGATCGCCCGGGTTACCGCCAGAAGATACCTCGACTATCTCGAGAAAAACGGCCGCGTGCGGCTGGATCTCCAGTACGGCGTCGGCCGCCCGGTGAATACGTATGTCATGACCACGAAAGCGGACGGCTGGCTCTAA
- a CDS encoding ABC transporter ATP-binding protein, whose product METNVVELRGLTKRIGGRTIVDGLTFDVRPGEVFGFLGPNGAGKTTTIRMMVGLISISAGEVRVGGKSVAGQFEEAMGQVGAIVENPEFYGFLTGYQNLLHFARMMPGVKEERIQEAVELVRLENRIGDKVKTYSLGMRQRLGVAQAILHRPSVLILDEPTNGLDPEGIRELRDYLRRLAREENIAVIVSSHLLSEMELMCDRVAIIQNGRLLDVRSFREASGEADGVTVHFEVDDAAGARALLEGEWTVGGTASELTVELPDRRESVAALNARLVKAGIRVYGIRIRTKTLEDQFLEVTRGNRIV is encoded by the coding sequence ATGGAAACGAATGTGGTGGAGCTCCGGGGATTGACCAAGCGCATCGGGGGCCGAACGATCGTCGACGGGCTGACGTTCGACGTGAGGCCCGGCGAGGTGTTCGGCTTCCTCGGGCCCAATGGAGCCGGCAAAACGACGACCATCCGGATGATGGTCGGACTTATTTCGATCTCCGCCGGTGAGGTGAGGGTCGGAGGCAAGAGCGTGGCCGGGCAATTCGAGGAGGCCATGGGGCAGGTGGGCGCCATCGTCGAGAATCCGGAATTCTACGGATTCCTGACGGGGTATCAGAATCTCCTGCATTTTGCAAGAATGATGCCCGGCGTGAAAGAAGAGCGGATTCAGGAGGCGGTGGAGCTCGTCCGCCTTGAAAACCGGATCGGGGACAAGGTCAAGACCTACTCGCTTGGAATGCGACAGCGTCTCGGGGTCGCCCAAGCGATTCTGCACCGGCCGTCGGTGCTCATCCTCGATGAGCCGACCAACGGGCTCGACCCCGAAGGGATTCGCGAGCTTAGAGATTATCTGCGGCGGCTGGCCAGGGAAGAGAACATTGCGGTGATTGTCTCCAGCCATCTGCTGTCGGAGATGGAGCTGATGTGCGACCGGGTGGCGATCATCCAGAACGGCCGCCTGCTCGACGTGCGCTCGTTCCGGGAAGCATCCGGAGAGGCGGACGGGGTGACGGTCCACTTCGAGGTGGATGACGCCGCCGGGGCCCGGGCGCTGCTCGAAGGGGAGTGGACCGTCGGCGGCACGGCATCGGAGCTGACCGTCGAGCTGCCGGACCGCCGGGAGAGTGTAGCCGCGCTGAATGCTAGGCTCGTGAAGGCGGGGATCCGGGTCTACGGGATCCGCATCCGGACGAAGACGCTGGAGGACCAGTTCCTCGAGGTGACAAGGGGGAATCGGATTGTCTAG
- a CDS encoding DctP family TRAP transporter solute-binding subunit produces MRPLFGTLLMVLTGVAAALVIGFYPAFLTSMVVEDDEQLGFHDKIVIQFSHVVAENTPKGLAAQDFARRVKEKAGGRIKVEVFPNGVLYNETNEVEALMNGEIQMIAPALSNISERVPAWQLFDLPYAFLSEKAVDEAFHGEIGRLLNAKLEDEHMVGLTFWSNGFKHMTSNRGPIVHPGDLSGQRFRVLPSRVIEAQFSLLGASVIPIPFNNTYQAMETGMVDGGENTVSNIHSKKFYEVQKHMTLTAHAYLGYAVLVNEAFWKGIPSHEQSLIREALEETSAWANRNAQEMNASQLRELERYKGIRIHRQTAEERLEWIKAMEPLYRDFEGGHRYGADESSQSTADQIRRRLRHQLVRRIRCIGRIPAPQVSSHPRAHRL; encoded by the coding sequence ATGCGCCCGTTATTCGGTACGCTGCTGATGGTCCTGACGGGAGTGGCGGCGGCTCTCGTGATCGGCTTCTATCCGGCGTTCCTGACCTCTATGGTTGTGGAGGACGACGAACAGCTGGGGTTTCATGACAAGATCGTCATCCAGTTCAGCCATGTGGTAGCCGAGAATACGCCCAAGGGCTTGGCCGCGCAGGATTTTGCCAGGAGAGTGAAGGAGAAAGCGGGGGGCCGGATCAAGGTAGAAGTGTTCCCCAATGGGGTGCTGTATAACGAAACGAACGAAGTGGAGGCGCTGATGAACGGGGAGATCCAGATGATCGCGCCTGCGCTCTCGAACATATCGGAGCGCGTACCGGCCTGGCAGCTGTTCGATCTGCCGTATGCGTTTCTCTCGGAGAAGGCCGTCGACGAAGCGTTTCATGGGGAGATCGGACGTCTGCTGAACGCAAAGCTCGAAGACGAGCATATGGTCGGCCTGACCTTCTGGAGCAACGGATTCAAGCATATGACCTCGAACCGCGGGCCGATCGTTCATCCCGGGGATCTCTCCGGTCAGCGCTTCCGGGTGCTGCCGAGCCGGGTGATCGAAGCGCAGTTCTCCCTGCTCGGGGCATCCGTGATCCCGATTCCGTTCAACAATACGTATCAGGCGATGGAGACCGGCATGGTGGACGGAGGGGAGAATACCGTTTCGAATATTCACTCCAAGAAATTTTATGAAGTCCAAAAGCATATGACGCTGACCGCCCATGCCTACCTCGGCTATGCCGTCCTGGTGAATGAGGCGTTCTGGAAGGGGATTCCTTCCCATGAGCAGAGCCTGATCCGGGAAGCGCTCGAGGAAACGTCGGCCTGGGCGAACCGCAATGCGCAGGAGATGAATGCAAGCCAGCTGCGGGAGCTGGAGCGGTATAAAGGGATCCGCATCCATAGGCAAACGGCGGAGGAGCGCCTCGAGTGGATCAAGGCGATGGAGCCGCTGTACCGGGATTTTGAAGGGGGTCATCGGTACGGAGCTGATGAATCAAGTCAGAGCACTGCAGACCAAATACGGCGGAGGCTGAGGCATCAGCTTGTCCGCCGTATTCGCTGTATTGGTCGTATTCCTGCACCGCAGGTCAGCTCTCACCCGAGAGCACATAGACTTTGA
- the phnE gene encoding phosphonate ABC transporter, permease protein PhnE — MTSTERKDILKKPPRTKSYMTTLLLIILLWWSADMTDSSLTTLFTGMPEMSKLLVEMVPPDWSYIDVVWDPMMETVQMAVIGTTIGGIFAIPVALLAAGNVTRSPWVYQPARIILNLIRTIPELLFAGLFVAIFGIGAAPGVLALAFFSFGLITKLTYESIEAIDPGPLEAMTAVGANKLQWIHFGVVPQVAAQYMAYFLYTFEVNVRAAAVLGLVGAGGIGLFLDRTLQQFRYDRASLIILLTLAIVLLIDYVSTKVRERLL, encoded by the coding sequence ATGACGTCCACCGAACGCAAGGACATTCTGAAGAAGCCGCCGCGCACCAAGTCTTACATGACGACGCTGCTGCTGATCATTCTTCTGTGGTGGAGTGCGGATATGACGGACTCCAGCCTGACGACGCTGTTCACCGGCATGCCGGAGATGAGCAAGCTGCTTGTCGAGATGGTTCCGCCGGACTGGAGCTATATCGATGTGGTCTGGGACCCTATGATGGAGACCGTCCAGATGGCCGTTATCGGCACAACGATCGGGGGGATCTTCGCCATTCCCGTAGCGCTGCTGGCCGCAGGCAACGTAACGCGTTCGCCCTGGGTCTACCAGCCGGCCCGCATTATTCTCAACCTGATCCGTACGATTCCGGAGCTGCTCTTCGCGGGTCTGTTCGTAGCGATCTTCGGGATCGGTGCCGCGCCCGGGGTACTCGCGCTGGCCTTCTTCTCCTTCGGCCTGATCACGAAGCTGACGTATGAATCGATCGAAGCGATCGATCCGGGTCCGCTCGAAGCGATGACGGCGGTAGGGGCCAACAAGCTGCAGTGGATTCACTTCGGCGTTGTGCCGCAGGTGGCGGCGCAGTATATGGCCTACTTCCTGTATACGTTCGAAGTCAACGTCCGGGCGGCGGCCGTGCTCGGTCTCGTCGGAGCGGGGGGCATCGGTCTGTTCCTCGACCGGACGCTGCAGCAGTTCCGCTATGACCGCGCCTCGCTGATCATACTGTTAACGCTGGCGATCGTTCTTCTGATCGACTATGTCAGCACGAAGGTGAGGGAGAGATTGTTATGA
- a CDS encoding 3D domain-containing protein — protein sequence MKITVSPPITRWLLLITMTLVSLLLPVHSALAVPLSHDHSADYTCYMPGHNCGGDTASTDDSELPAEIRYEVRSGDTLYRIARSFGVRVEDLYAVNDLPDTQKLTVGQVLDIPPLGASLRLPEGESVVSQVLTSTLTAYTAGAESTGKSPGNPAYGITYSGSRAEEGRTIAVDPDLIPIGSTVFIDGIGLRKAEDTGSAIQGPRIDIFMQDVKMARQFGVKKNVKVYVLSGES from the coding sequence ATGAAGATCACCGTATCTCCCCCAATCACACGCTGGCTGCTCCTGATCACCATGACGCTCGTTTCTCTTCTGCTGCCGGTGCACTCGGCTTTGGCCGTACCTTTATCCCATGACCATTCCGCCGATTACACTTGCTATATGCCCGGACATAATTGCGGCGGGGATACCGCTTCAACAGATGACAGCGAGCTTCCAGCCGAGATCCGCTATGAAGTCCGCTCCGGCGATACGCTCTACCGGATTGCCCGCTCCTTCGGCGTCCGAGTCGAGGATCTGTATGCGGTCAATGACCTGCCCGATACTCAGAAGCTGACCGTCGGGCAAGTCCTCGACATTCCGCCGCTGGGGGCCTCCCTCCGGCTTCCCGAAGGGGAGAGCGTCGTCAGCCAGGTACTCACCTCGACGCTCACCGCCTACACCGCCGGCGCCGAATCCACGGGCAAATCGCCAGGCAATCCCGCCTACGGCATTACATACAGCGGAAGCCGCGCCGAAGAAGGGCGGACGATTGCCGTCGACCCTGATCTGATTCCGATCGGTTCCACCGTCTTTATCGACGGCATCGGGCTCCGTAAGGCCGAGGATACCGGTTCGGCGATCCAGGGTCCCCGCATCGACATCTTCATGCAGGATGTGAAGATGGCCCGGCAGTTCGGGGTCAAGAAGAATGTCAAAGTCTATGTGCTCTCGGGTGAGAGCTGA
- the phnE gene encoding phosphonate ABC transporter, permease protein PhnE, protein MRTETAKPSFRIRYWLVALIVLAIYIWSFLGIEFGGLTENAGRDFATIVRGLFNPDWGYVYIPEGEDLIRGLLDTLAISIIGTFISAILCVPFAFWAATNMSRFSWVSGSGKFMLSFIRTFPEIIMAIIFIKAVGPGAYAGVLALGLHSIGMLGKLYSEAIENLDLGPTEALTACGANRLQVLWFAVIPQVLPHFFSFALYRFEINIRSASILGLIGAGGIGAPLILALEARAWDRVGVILLGIIVMVTIIDIISTSIRRKLV, encoded by the coding sequence ATGAGAACGGAGACAGCCAAGCCTTCCTTCCGTATCCGTTACTGGCTGGTCGCGCTGATCGTGCTGGCGATCTACATCTGGTCGTTCCTCGGTATAGAATTCGGAGGACTGACCGAGAATGCGGGGAGAGACTTCGCCACCATCGTGCGCGGACTGTTCAACCCCGACTGGGGCTATGTCTATATCCCCGAAGGGGAAGACCTGATCCGGGGGCTTCTCGATACACTGGCAATCTCGATCATCGGTACGTTCATCTCGGCCATTCTGTGTGTGCCGTTCGCCTTCTGGGCGGCTACGAACATGAGCCGGTTCTCCTGGGTATCCGGCAGCGGCAAGTTCATGCTGAGCTTTATCCGCACGTTCCCGGAGATTATCATGGCGATCATCTTCATCAAGGCGGTGGGTCCCGGCGCTTATGCGGGCGTGCTGGCCCTCGGGCTGCACTCGATCGGGATGCTCGGCAAGCTCTATTCGGAGGCGATCGAGAACCTGGATCTCGGGCCGACCGAGGCGCTCACGGCCTGCGGGGCGAACCGGCTGCAGGTGCTGTGGTTCGCGGTGATTCCGCAGGTGCTGCCGCACTTCTTTTCGTTCGCGCTGTACCGCTTCGAGATCAACATCCGGTCGGCCTCCATCCTGGGTCTGATCGGCGCAGGCGGGATCGGCGCTCCGCTCATTCTGGCGCTCGAAGCCAGAGCGTGGGACCGCGTCGGTGTGATCCTGCTCGGGATCATCGTGATGGTAACCATCATCGATATCATCTCCACGTCGATCCGCCGGAAGCTCGTGTAA
- a CDS encoding ATP-binding protein has product MLQRLRIGSKIAILSFGIVLFSLLIGGTILLGTIVHLREEELGRRLLVTARTVAQMPEIRDGLRDPRLREGIQPAAERIRIINDATYVVVMDMNRFRQSHPVESLIGSRSAGEDEGAAFAEHTYLSKGKGELGTVLRAFVPVMDENHVQIGVALVGRLMPTIPQIISGMTREASLVLLLSLPFGLWGSWKLAQHIKQQMFELEPQEIARLLVERTATFHAMHEGVIAIDKHEAITIFNDKAKEMLGIQGEVIGRPIREVIPDTRLPEILAMNHPVYNQELMVRGARIMSNRVPITVGGDTVGAVAIFQDRTEVTRMAEELTGVRAFVDALRVQNHEYMNKLHTIGGLIQLGRNDKALDYLFEITERREELTGFLSARIKDESIGGLLLGKISRGQELGIEVTVDRQSRLDRFPPRLDQHDLVIVLGNLIENAFDALAPVERDKRIFVSIEQDEEILSLLVEDNGTGIEEPARARIFDRGFTTKGGSDRGIGLHLVAGILHKGGGELSLESTPGEGTSITVTFPMMEEDL; this is encoded by the coding sequence ATGCTTCAGCGACTGCGCATCGGTTCCAAGATTGCTATTCTTTCGTTCGGCATCGTTCTCTTCTCCCTGCTTATCGGCGGAACGATTCTGCTCGGCACCATCGTCCATCTGCGGGAGGAGGAACTTGGACGGCGGCTGTTGGTTACCGCCCGGACGGTGGCCCAGATGCCCGAGATCCGGGACGGGCTCCGCGACCCCCGGCTGCGCGAAGGCATCCAGCCCGCGGCCGAGCGGATCCGTATCATCAACGATGCGACCTACGTGGTCGTCATGGATATGAACCGCTTCCGGCAGTCGCATCCGGTGGAAAGTCTGATCGGCTCCCGCTCGGCCGGAGAGGATGAGGGGGCCGCTTTTGCCGAGCATACCTATCTCTCCAAGGGGAAGGGCGAGCTTGGAACCGTCCTGCGAGCCTTTGTGCCCGTCATGGACGAGAACCATGTTCAGATCGGCGTGGCCCTGGTCGGGCGCCTGATGCCCACCATCCCGCAGATTATCTCCGGGATGACCCGGGAAGCATCTCTTGTCCTCCTGCTTTCCCTGCCTTTCGGGTTATGGGGTTCCTGGAAGCTCGCCCAGCACATCAAGCAGCAGATGTTCGAGCTGGAGCCGCAGGAGATCGCGAGGCTGCTGGTCGAGCGGACCGCCACCTTCCATGCCATGCACGAGGGCGTCATCGCCATAGACAAGCATGAGGCCATTACGATCTTCAACGACAAGGCCAAAGAGATGCTCGGCATTCAAGGCGAGGTGATCGGCCGGCCCATCCGCGAGGTCATCCCGGACACCCGGCTGCCGGAGATTCTGGCCATGAACCACCCGGTTTATAATCAGGAGCTGATGGTCCGGGGGGCCCGGATCATGAGCAACCGGGTACCGATTACGGTGGGAGGGGACACCGTTGGCGCCGTTGCGATCTTCCAGGACCGCACGGAAGTGACGCGGATGGCGGAGGAGCTGACCGGCGTCCGGGCCTTCGTCGATGCGCTGCGGGTACAGAACCACGAATACATGAACAAGCTCCATACGATCGGCGGCTTGATCCAGCTCGGCCGCAACGACAAGGCGCTCGATTACCTCTTCGAGATTACGGAGCGCCGTGAAGAGCTGACGGGCTTCCTCAGCGCCCGGATCAAGGATGAGAGCATCGGCGGCCTGCTCCTCGGCAAGATCAGCCGCGGTCAGGAGCTTGGCATCGAAGTCACCGTCGACCGGCAGAGCAGGCTGGACCGCTTCCCTCCCCGGCTCGATCAGCATGATCTCGTCATCGTGCTCGGCAATCTTATCGAAAATGCCTTTGATGCGCTGGCGCCGGTAGAGCGGGACAAACGCATCTTTGTCAGCATTGAGCAGGATGAGGAGATTCTCTCCCTGCTTGTCGAAGACAACGGGACGGGCATCGAGGAACCCGCCCGCGCCCGGATTTTCGACCGGGGCTTTACGACCAAGGGAGGCAGCGACCGGGGGATCGGACTCCACCTGGTGGCAGGCATCCTGCACAAGGGCGGGGGCGAGCTGTCCCTCGAGTCCACGCCGGGAGAAGGCACGTCCATTACCGTAACCTTTCCCATGATGGAAGAAGACCTTTAA
- a CDS encoding uroporphyrinogen-III synthase, which yields MRRLEGKRIALTGPRKAAELSIMVEKLGGIPVVRPAQGSVEMQREKVEEEIRKLVREGTDWIVLTTSQGTEMLLEVAESIGLREEFLETLRQTPLAVRGYKTVKYLKTLDIEPEVKADDGTTVGILRALQERSLDLQGRKVALQLYGDHAPRLVEWLASQGALHYGILPYRHVPPDLTVVDTLLGEILGGAIDAVTFTSTPQVRFLMAYAREQGLAEKVLEAFRERVVGVAVGKVTAEALRDEGIVRVVAPEEERMGSMIVSLAKYYEDSEKTG from the coding sequence ATGCGCAGATTGGAAGGCAAACGCATCGCATTGACGGGGCCGCGGAAGGCGGCGGAGCTCAGTATTATGGTCGAGAAACTCGGAGGGATTCCCGTGGTCCGTCCGGCCCAGGGTTCGGTGGAGATGCAGCGCGAGAAGGTGGAGGAAGAGATCCGCAAGCTGGTCCGGGAGGGCACGGACTGGATCGTGCTGACGACATCCCAGGGGACGGAGATGCTGCTGGAGGTGGCGGAAAGCATCGGTCTGCGGGAAGAGTTCCTGGAGACGCTCCGGCAAACTCCGCTCGCCGTACGGGGCTACAAGACGGTGAAATACCTCAAAACCCTGGATATCGAGCCGGAAGTGAAAGCGGACGATGGGACGACGGTCGGTATTCTCCGGGCGCTTCAGGAGCGTTCGCTGGACCTGCAGGGCCGCAAAGTGGCCCTGCAGCTGTACGGGGACCATGCGCCGCGGCTGGTGGAATGGCTGGCTTCGCAGGGGGCCCTACATTACGGGATTCTGCCTTACCGGCATGTGCCGCCGGACCTGACGGTCGTCGATACGCTGCTCGGCGAGATTCTGGGAGGGGCGATCGATGCGGTGACGTTCACCTCCACCCCGCAGGTACGCTTCCTGATGGCCTATGCACGGGAGCAGGGGCTTGCGGAGAAGGTGCTGGAAGCCTTCCGCGAGAGAGTCGTGGGTGTCGCTGTGGGCAAGGTAACGGCCGAAGCGCTGCGTGACGAAGGCATTGTGCGCGTGGTGGCGCCGGAGGAAGAGCGGATGGGCAGCATGATCGTCTCGCTGGCCAAGTACTATGAGGACTCCGAGAAAACCGGATAA
- a CDS encoding lipid II flippase Amj family protein, translating to MSGQLLLICLLTLFVHAAETSSYAIRLAGIRSRKLAVALSLTGMVLLVARTSNLFQSKYVGELVDQAKGGGGADLGGQIHIILGGAALGTLTAILLFPTLSFLSMRLVARLEALGSIPALMRESVSVDKLKMVGHYARLPRLRMLSRLRIGGIPKRLLLLNTLITGIYTVGVLSAMYAAYLAPAAATEAVGSSGIINGIATILLTLFVDPRVALLTDKVMGGQTSEAEMQRMFGLLMLSRLAGTLLAHLLLWPGAQLVVWYISLD from the coding sequence ATGAGCGGCCAGCTGCTGCTGATCTGTTTGCTGACGCTGTTCGTCCATGCCGCGGAGACGAGCTCCTACGCCATCCGGCTAGCGGGGATCCGCAGCCGGAAGCTGGCCGTAGCGCTGTCGCTGACCGGCATGGTGCTGCTTGTCGCCCGGACCTCGAATCTCTTCCAGTCGAAGTACGTGGGCGAGCTCGTGGATCAGGCCAAGGGAGGCGGCGGCGCCGATCTCGGCGGTCAGATCCACATCATTCTGGGGGGAGCGGCACTCGGTACGCTGACCGCCATCCTGCTCTTCCCGACCCTGTCCTTCCTGTCCATGCGGTTGGTGGCACGCCTTGAAGCGCTGGGCTCGATCCCCGCGCTGATGCGGGAGTCCGTCTCCGTGGACAAGCTGAAGATGGTGGGCCATTATGCCCGGCTGCCCAGGCTCCGGATGCTGTCCCGGCTGCGGATCGGCGGGATCCCGAAGCGGCTGCTCCTGCTGAACACGCTGATTACCGGTATTTATACGGTAGGGGTCCTGTCGGCTATGTACGCGGCGTATCTTGCGCCCGCCGCGGCGACGGAGGCGGTGGGCTCCTCGGGGATCATCAATGGTATCGCGACGATTCTGCTTACGTTGTTCGTCGATCCGAGAGTGGCCCTGCTGACCGACAAGGTCATGGGCGGGCAGACCTCCGAGGCGGAGATGCAGCGCATGTTCGGGCTGCTGATGCTCTCGCGTCTGGCCGGTACGCTGCTCGCCCATCTCCTGCTCTGGCCCGGGGCCCAGCTCGTGGTCTGGTACATTTCTTTGGATTAG
- the phnC gene encoding phosphonate ABC transporter ATP-binding protein has translation MIQFQNVSKVYPNGTIGLKNINLTIQPGEFVVIVGLSGAGKSTLLRSINRLHEITDGQILIDGRSITAAKGLELRRLRRDIGMIFQNFNLVKRVSVLRNVLSGRVGYHSTLRTLLGLFPKEDVELALKALERVNIREKAYARADELSGGQQQRVSIARALAQEAKIILADEPVASLDPLTTRQVMDDLKRINQELGITTVVNLHFIDLAREYATRIIGLRAGQVVFDGPVAEATDEKFSEIYGRAIKKDELLGEDA, from the coding sequence ATGATCCAATTCCAAAATGTATCGAAGGTATATCCTAACGGTACGATCGGTCTCAAGAACATTAACCTGACGATCCAACCGGGCGAATTCGTCGTGATCGTAGGACTCTCGGGAGCAGGGAAGTCGACGCTGCTCCGATCCATAAACCGCCTCCATGAAATCACCGACGGTCAAATTCTGATCGACGGCCGCTCGATCACCGCGGCCAAAGGTCTGGAGCTCCGCCGGCTGCGCAGGGACATCGGGATGATCTTCCAGAACTTCAACCTGGTGAAGCGCGTGTCCGTGCTCCGCAACGTCCTCTCCGGCCGGGTCGGCTATCATTCCACGCTGCGCACGCTCCTCGGGCTGTTCCCGAAGGAAGACGTCGAGCTGGCGCTGAAGGCGCTTGAGCGGGTGAATATCCGCGAGAAGGCCTATGCCCGCGCGGACGAGCTCTCCGGCGGACAGCAGCAGCGGGTATCCATCGCCAGGGCGCTGGCGCAGGAAGCGAAGATCATCCTGGCGGACGAGCCTGTCGCTTCCCTCGACCCGCTGACGACACGTCAGGTCATGGACGACCTGAAGCGCATCAACCAGGAGCTCGGCATTACGACGGTGGTCAACCTCCACTTCATCGACCTTGCCCGTGAATACGCGACACGCATCATCGGTCTGCGCGCCGGCCAGGTCGTGTTCGACGGTCCGGTAGCCGAGGCGACTGATGAGAAATTCTCGGAGATCTACGGACGCGCAATCAAGAAGGATGAGCTTCTGGGGGAGGATGCCTAG
- a CDS encoding ABC transporter permease, translating to MSSLVSLVSNELMKIFARTRTWIMLGLLVVMVLAMGLIIKYVADSALMLSHALEFMGTAQNLTALATIFTVIVAGDIVASEFSWGTVKLLLIRPVSRGKILFSKYLAVLLFMAAMLVLLFIVSYFTGLVLFGMSGAIGPEQSLPVLLRTYALSAVEMLMTATLAFMVSSVFRSSSLAIGLSIFLMFTSGTAMLVLISLRYTWAKYLLFANTDLSPYFGGGPGPLVEGMTLGFSVTMLVLYWLLFYGISWGVFTKRDVAGS from the coding sequence TTGTCTAGTCTGGTCTCGCTCGTAAGCAACGAGCTGATGAAGATTTTTGCCCGCACGCGCACCTGGATCATGCTCGGTCTGCTCGTGGTCATGGTGCTGGCGATGGGGCTGATCATCAAGTACGTGGCGGACTCCGCCCTGATGTTGAGCCATGCCCTTGAGTTCATGGGAACGGCGCAGAATCTGACGGCCTTGGCTACGATATTCACCGTGATCGTGGCGGGGGATATCGTCGCTTCCGAATTCAGCTGGGGAACGGTCAAGCTGCTGTTGATCCGCCCGGTATCCCGCGGCAAAATCCTGTTCTCGAAGTATCTGGCGGTCCTGCTCTTCATGGCGGCCATGCTCGTCCTGCTCTTCATCGTTTCGTATTTTACCGGGCTGGTGCTGTTCGGGATGAGCGGGGCGATCGGTCCGGAGCAGAGCCTGCCGGTTCTCCTCCGGACTTACGCGCTAAGCGCGGTGGAGATGCTGATGACCGCCACGCTCGCGTTCATGGTGTCGAGCGTCTTCCGCAGCTCGTCGCTGGCGATCGGGCTGTCGATCTTCCTGATGTTCACTTCAGGAACGGCGATGCTGGTGCTGATCAGCCTGCGCTACACGTGGGCGAAGTACCTGCTGTTCGCCAATACGGATCTGTCCCCGTATTTCGGGGGAGGTCCGGGGCCTCTGGTCGAGGGGATGACACTCGGTTTCTCCGTGACGATGCTCGTGCTGTACTGGCTGCTGTTTTACGGCATCTCGTGGGGAGTCTTCACGAAACGGGACGTGGCCGGCAGCTGA